In Juglans microcarpa x Juglans regia isolate MS1-56 chromosome 7D, Jm3101_v1.0, whole genome shotgun sequence, the following are encoded in one genomic region:
- the LOC121238092 gene encoding transcriptional regulator TAC1-like, whose product MESDHPTGSTPEKLDQSATSDIIRDQGASQARSYDCTFCKRGFSNAQALGGHMNIHRKEKAKLKRFVNESQPSSNIPRVTPSYSPIPRNSSWPLEAKPGDGRSTIKWPWLNPSQQYYGDHFGTRYETHVGDDHVQQLPLFVETPISDKDQKSCSQFDHGKTDEGFSSSSTRRESSGSEIDLELRLGAPEPHQDPYSTATGTKKFF is encoded by the coding sequence ATGGAGTCGGACCATCCAACCGGATCAACCCCAGAAAAACTGGACCAGTCCGCAACCTCAGATATAATTCGTGACCAAGGTGCAAGCCAGGCCAGGTCCTATGACTGCACCTTCTGCAAGAGAGGCTTCTCAAATGCACAAGCCTTAGGAGGACACATGAATATCCACCGAAAAGAAAAGGCTAAACTGAAGCGATTCGTGAATGAAAGTCAACCGTCTTCGAACATCCCAAGGGTCACTCCCTCGTATTCTCCAATACCTAGGAATTCTTCATGGCCATTGGAAGCGAAGCCTGGAGACGGAAGAAGCACCATCAAATGGCCTTGGCTTAATCCCAGCCAACAATATTATGGTGATCATTTTGGTACGAGGTATGAAACCCATGTTGGTGATGATCACGTCCAGCAACTTCCACTGTTTGTCGAAACACCAATATCGGACAAAGATCAAAAGTCATGTAGCCAATTTGATCATGGGAAAACTGACGAGGGTTTTTCATCGTCATCCACCCGCCGTGAGTCGTCAGGTTCGGAGATAGACCTTGAGCTCAGACTGGGGGCACCTGAGCCTCATCAGGACCCATATTCAACAGCAACGGGTACTAAAAAGTTCTTCTGa
- the LOC121239127 gene encoding uncharacterized protein LOC121239127 isoform X2: protein MIASKSSLARFARKNSRFLYSKFVANLWKSVAISGIVLYLFYIILSNHPCCRSSVLLANFRYRLRTSSSTADPQTNISHLVFGIASSANTWKNKRPYVEAWWQPNKTQGFVFLDRAPADHESQQWPPSSPPFRVSQDTSRYKEYNRHPNRHAIRMARVVLELFREVNKGVRWYVMADDDTVFFVDNLVEVLARYDHNKYFYIGSNSECVASNFDHSFGMAFGGAGYALSYPLAQALVKNLDVCIKRYPALYGSDHIVQSCIADLGVSLTQEKGFHQIDLHGDISGLLSALPQSPSVSLHHLDAVDPIFPFIQSRYASLNHLMEAAKADQSRLLQQTICYHKQNNWSISISWGYSAYIYEKIYPPSILHRPLQTFIPWKKSAKPPFMFNTRPLPSNDPCELAPHVFFFEAIDKTTTKGINQIVTSYVRRSSPRRSVACSSSSNGSHYVDFISKIQVLSPATKHGEAGNRRECCEILHVADKHNFSEVHIRACMKDEIVA from the exons ATGATTGCTTCCAAGTCTAGTCTAGCGCGATTCGCGCGAAAAAATTCAAGGTTTTTATACAGTAAATTTGTAGCAAATTTATGGAAATCTGTAGCTATTTCAGGAATAGTCTTATACTTGTTCTACATTATCCTCTCTAACCATCCCTGCTGCCGCTCCTCTGTGCTCTTGGCAAACTTCAGATACAGATTAAGGACTTCATCTTCAACTGCAGATCCTCAGACTAACATTAGCCACCTTGTGTTTGGAATAGCGAGTTCTGCGAATacatggaaaaataaaagaccCTACGTAGAAGCATGGTGGCAGCCTAACAAAACCCAGGGATTTGTCTTTTTGGATAGAGCTCCTGCAGATCATGAGTCACAGCAATGGCCTCCATCTTCTCCTCCTTTTCGAGTTTCGCAAGATACCTCTAGATACAAAGAATACAACAGACACCCAAATCGGCATGCAATTCGAATGGCACGGGTAGTTTTGGAATTGTTTAGAGAGGTGAACAAAGGGGTTAGATGGTATGTCATGGCGGATGATGACACAGTTTTTTTTGTGGATAATCTTGTTGAGGTTTTGGCCAGATATGACCAcaataagtatttttatataGGGTCCAATTCAGAGTGTGTGGCATCGAACTTTGATCATTCTTTTGGAATGGCATTTGGTGGGGCTGGATATGCTTTGAGTTATCCTTTGGCACAGGCACTGGTGAAGAATTTAGATGTCTGCATCAAGAGATATCCAGCTTTGTATGGGAGTGATCATATTGTGCAGTCCTGTATTGCTGATTTGGGTGTCTCTCTGACCCAGGAAAAGGGGTTTCATCAG ATTGATCTACACGGTGACATTTCCGGACTTCTATCAGCTCTCCCGCAGTCTCCATCCGTTTCGCTTCATCACCTAGACGCAGTCGACCCTATTTTCCCTTTCATCCAGAGCCGCTACGCATCACTGAACCACCTGATGGAAGCTGCAAAAGCGGATCAGTCACGACTATTGCAGCAGACAATCTGCTATCATAAGCAAAACAACTGGTCTATCTCCATATCATGGGGCTATTCTGCTTACATTTACGAGAAAATTTACCCACCAAGCATTTTGCATAGACCCCTACAAACATTTATTCCGTGGAAGAAGTCGGCTAAGCCTCCCTTCATGTTTAACACTCGACCTCTTCCCTCAAACGATCCATGTGAATTAGCTCCTCATGTTTTCTTCTTCGAGGCCATAGACAAGACCACTACCAAGGGGATCAACCAAATTGTTACCAGTTATGTTAGAAGATCATCACCTCGTAGATCAGTGGCTTGTTCATCATCAAGTAATGGGAGTCACTATGTTGACTTCATTTCCAAAATTCAGGTCCTCTCACCGGCTACAAAACATGGTGAG GCTGGTAATAGAAGAGAGTGCTGCGAAATTCTACATGTAGCTGATAAACACAACTTTTCCGAGGTCCACATTAGGGCTTGCATGAAGGATGAAATAGTGGCATAA
- the LOC121239127 gene encoding uncharacterized protein LOC121239127 isoform X1, whose amino-acid sequence MIASKSSLARFARKNSRFLYSKFVANLWKSVAISGIVLYLFYIILSNHPCCRSSVLLANFRYRLRTSSSTADPQTNISHLVFGIASSANTWKNKRPYVEAWWQPNKTQGFVFLDRAPADHESQQWPPSSPPFRVSQDTSRYKEYNRHPNRHAIRMARVVLELFREVNKGVRWYVMADDDTVFFVDNLVEVLARYDHNKYFYIGSNSECVASNFDHSFGMAFGGAGYALSYPLAQALVKNLDVCIKRYPALYGSDHIVQSCIADLGVSLTQEKGFHQIDLHGDISGLLSALPQSPSVSLHHLDAVDPIFPFIQSRYASLNHLMEAAKADQSRLLQQTICYHKQNNWSISISWGYSAYIYEKIYPPSILHRPLQTFIPWKKSAKPPFMFNTRPLPSNDPCELAPHVFFFEAIDKTTTKGINQIVTSYVRRSSPRRSVACSSSSNGSHYVDFISKIQVLSPATKHGEVSNKLMIVQVRLRMVSLVVQIFKKKRKAGFTYKNSHFMMVPFFFK is encoded by the exons ATGATTGCTTCCAAGTCTAGTCTAGCGCGATTCGCGCGAAAAAATTCAAGGTTTTTATACAGTAAATTTGTAGCAAATTTATGGAAATCTGTAGCTATTTCAGGAATAGTCTTATACTTGTTCTACATTATCCTCTCTAACCATCCCTGCTGCCGCTCCTCTGTGCTCTTGGCAAACTTCAGATACAGATTAAGGACTTCATCTTCAACTGCAGATCCTCAGACTAACATTAGCCACCTTGTGTTTGGAATAGCGAGTTCTGCGAATacatggaaaaataaaagaccCTACGTAGAAGCATGGTGGCAGCCTAACAAAACCCAGGGATTTGTCTTTTTGGATAGAGCTCCTGCAGATCATGAGTCACAGCAATGGCCTCCATCTTCTCCTCCTTTTCGAGTTTCGCAAGATACCTCTAGATACAAAGAATACAACAGACACCCAAATCGGCATGCAATTCGAATGGCACGGGTAGTTTTGGAATTGTTTAGAGAGGTGAACAAAGGGGTTAGATGGTATGTCATGGCGGATGATGACACAGTTTTTTTTGTGGATAATCTTGTTGAGGTTTTGGCCAGATATGACCAcaataagtatttttatataGGGTCCAATTCAGAGTGTGTGGCATCGAACTTTGATCATTCTTTTGGAATGGCATTTGGTGGGGCTGGATATGCTTTGAGTTATCCTTTGGCACAGGCACTGGTGAAGAATTTAGATGTCTGCATCAAGAGATATCCAGCTTTGTATGGGAGTGATCATATTGTGCAGTCCTGTATTGCTGATTTGGGTGTCTCTCTGACCCAGGAAAAGGGGTTTCATCAG ATTGATCTACACGGTGACATTTCCGGACTTCTATCAGCTCTCCCGCAGTCTCCATCCGTTTCGCTTCATCACCTAGACGCAGTCGACCCTATTTTCCCTTTCATCCAGAGCCGCTACGCATCACTGAACCACCTGATGGAAGCTGCAAAAGCGGATCAGTCACGACTATTGCAGCAGACAATCTGCTATCATAAGCAAAACAACTGGTCTATCTCCATATCATGGGGCTATTCTGCTTACATTTACGAGAAAATTTACCCACCAAGCATTTTGCATAGACCCCTACAAACATTTATTCCGTGGAAGAAGTCGGCTAAGCCTCCCTTCATGTTTAACACTCGACCTCTTCCCTCAAACGATCCATGTGAATTAGCTCCTCATGTTTTCTTCTTCGAGGCCATAGACAAGACCACTACCAAGGGGATCAACCAAATTGTTACCAGTTATGTTAGAAGATCATCACCTCGTAGATCAGTGGCTTGTTCATCATCAAGTAATGGGAGTCACTATGTTGACTTCATTTCCAAAATTCAGGTCCTCTCACCGGCTACAAAACATGGTGAGGTAAGTAATAAATTAATGATTGTACAGGTACGTTTAAGAATGGTAAGTCTCGTCGTGcagatctttaaaaaaaaaagaaaagcaggaTTCACGTACAAAAACTCACATTTTATGatggttccatttttttttaaatga